One Panicum virgatum strain AP13 chromosome 9K, P.virgatum_v5, whole genome shotgun sequence genomic region harbors:
- the LOC120651771 gene encoding branched-chain amino acid aminotransferase 2, chloroplastic-like isoform X2 — protein MEYGVASHGALLAAAPLASQRPRLPLSPPPSPPSIQIQNRLYSISSLPLKARPVRRCGASVASNYSQTTEIVDLDWENLGFGLVQTDYMYIAKCGQDGKFSEGELAPFGPIALNPSSGVLNYGQGLFEGLKAYRKPDGSILLFRPEENALRMQTGAERMCMPAPSVEQFVDAVKQTVLANKRWVPPTGKGSLYIRPLLMGSGAVLGLAPAPEYTFIIFASPVGNYFKEGLAPINLIVEDKFHRATPGGTGSVKTIGNYASVLMAQKIAKEKGYSDVLYLDVVHKKYLEEVSSCNIFVVKGNVISTPAVKGTILPGITRKSIIDVAVSKGFQVEERLVSVDELLDADEVFCTGTAVVVSPVGSITYQGKRVEYGHQGVGVVSQQLYTSLTSLQMGQTEDWMGWTMQLN, from the exons ATGGAGTACGGCGTCGCCTCTCAcggcgccctcctcgccgccgcgccgctcgcgagCCAGCGGCCCCGTCTACctctctcgccgccgccatcaccgccgtcTATTCAG ATCCAGAATCGTCTTTATTCCATATCGTCACTCCCACTAAAGGCTAGGCCAGTGAGAAGATGCGGAGCTTCTGTGGCAAGTAACTACTC GCAAACAACTGAAATAGTTGATTTGGACTGGGAGAACCTTGGTTTTGGGCTTGTTCAAACTGACTACATGTATATTGCAAAATGCGGGCAGGATGGGAAATTTTCTGAGGGTGAATTGGCGCCGTTTGGACCCATAGCACTGAACCCATCTTCTGGAGTCCTAAACTATGGACAG GGATTGTTTGAGGGCCTAAAGGCATATAGGAAACCTGATGGGTCCATCTTATTATTTCGCCCAGAGGAAAATGCTTTGAGGATGCAAACTGGTGCTGAGAGGATGTGCATGCCTGCCCCTTCCGTTGAGCAGTTTGTTGATGCTGTAAAACAAACCGTTCTAGCAAATAAGAGATGG GTGCCTCCTACTGGTAAAGGTTCTCTGTATATTAGACCCCTACTTATGGGAAGTGGGGCTGTCCTTGGTCTGGCACCTGCTCCGGAGTATACATTCATTATATTTGCATCCCCTGTTGGCAACTACTTTAAG GAAGGTTTAGCACCAATAAATTTGATAGTTGAAGACAAGTTTCACCGCGCCACTCCTGGTGGAACTGGAAGTGTGAAGACCATTGGAAATTATGCTTCG GTGTTGATGGCACAGAAaattgcaaaggagaaaggTTATTCTGATGTTCTCTACTTGGATGTGGTTCACAAaaaatatcttgaagaagtttcttcatgtAATATTTTTGTTGTCAAG GGCAATGTTATTTCTACTCCAGCAGTAAAAGGAACAATATTACCTGGCATCACAAGGAAAAGTATAATTGATGTTGCTGTGAGCAAGGGCTTCCAG GTTGAGGAGCGGCTTGTGTCAGTGGATGAATTGCTTGATGCTGATGAAGTGTTCTGCACGGGAACTGCTGTTGTAGTGTCTCCTGTTGGGAGTATCACATATCAAGGGAAAAG GGTGGAATATGGGCACCAAGGTGTTGGCGTCGTGTCTCAGCAGCTGTATACTTCACTGACGAGTCTCCAGATGGGTCAAACAGAGGACTGGATGGGGTGGACCATGCAACTGAACTAG
- the LOC120651771 gene encoding branched-chain amino acid aminotransferase 2, chloroplastic-like isoform X1 codes for MEYGVASHGALLAAAPLASQRPRLPLSPPPSPPSIQIQNRLYSISSLPLKARPVRRCGASVASNYSRQTTEIVDLDWENLGFGLVQTDYMYIAKCGQDGKFSEGELAPFGPIALNPSSGVLNYGQGLFEGLKAYRKPDGSILLFRPEENALRMQTGAERMCMPAPSVEQFVDAVKQTVLANKRWVPPTGKGSLYIRPLLMGSGAVLGLAPAPEYTFIIFASPVGNYFKEGLAPINLIVEDKFHRATPGGTGSVKTIGNYASVLMAQKIAKEKGYSDVLYLDVVHKKYLEEVSSCNIFVVKGNVISTPAVKGTILPGITRKSIIDVAVSKGFQVEERLVSVDELLDADEVFCTGTAVVVSPVGSITYQGKRVEYGHQGVGVVSQQLYTSLTSLQMGQTEDWMGWTMQLN; via the exons ATGGAGTACGGCGTCGCCTCTCAcggcgccctcctcgccgccgcgccgctcgcgagCCAGCGGCCCCGTCTACctctctcgccgccgccatcaccgccgtcTATTCAG ATCCAGAATCGTCTTTATTCCATATCGTCACTCCCACTAAAGGCTAGGCCAGTGAGAAGATGCGGAGCTTCTGTGGCAAGTAACTACTC CAGGCAAACAACTGAAATAGTTGATTTGGACTGGGAGAACCTTGGTTTTGGGCTTGTTCAAACTGACTACATGTATATTGCAAAATGCGGGCAGGATGGGAAATTTTCTGAGGGTGAATTGGCGCCGTTTGGACCCATAGCACTGAACCCATCTTCTGGAGTCCTAAACTATGGACAG GGATTGTTTGAGGGCCTAAAGGCATATAGGAAACCTGATGGGTCCATCTTATTATTTCGCCCAGAGGAAAATGCTTTGAGGATGCAAACTGGTGCTGAGAGGATGTGCATGCCTGCCCCTTCCGTTGAGCAGTTTGTTGATGCTGTAAAACAAACCGTTCTAGCAAATAAGAGATGG GTGCCTCCTACTGGTAAAGGTTCTCTGTATATTAGACCCCTACTTATGGGAAGTGGGGCTGTCCTTGGTCTGGCACCTGCTCCGGAGTATACATTCATTATATTTGCATCCCCTGTTGGCAACTACTTTAAG GAAGGTTTAGCACCAATAAATTTGATAGTTGAAGACAAGTTTCACCGCGCCACTCCTGGTGGAACTGGAAGTGTGAAGACCATTGGAAATTATGCTTCG GTGTTGATGGCACAGAAaattgcaaaggagaaaggTTATTCTGATGTTCTCTACTTGGATGTGGTTCACAAaaaatatcttgaagaagtttcttcatgtAATATTTTTGTTGTCAAG GGCAATGTTATTTCTACTCCAGCAGTAAAAGGAACAATATTACCTGGCATCACAAGGAAAAGTATAATTGATGTTGCTGTGAGCAAGGGCTTCCAG GTTGAGGAGCGGCTTGTGTCAGTGGATGAATTGCTTGATGCTGATGAAGTGTTCTGCACGGGAACTGCTGTTGTAGTGTCTCCTGTTGGGAGTATCACATATCAAGGGAAAAG GGTGGAATATGGGCACCAAGGTGTTGGCGTCGTGTCTCAGCAGCTGTATACTTCACTGACGAGTCTCCAGATGGGTCAAACAGAGGACTGGATGGGGTGGACCATGCAACTGAACTAG
- the LOC120651766 gene encoding UDP-N-acetylmuramoyl-L-alanyl-D-glutamate--2,6-diaminopimelate ligase MurE homolog, chloroplastic-like: MATAPLAFRLPFPFPSASRPPPPGTLVPPAPRRLPPRLAAAATRRFRPPTADDEPPEAAEDSSHGLNRYDQLARSVERARSRPPEITPDHPLFSSPSSAGGAGGGSYDPDDEFFDEIDRAIAEKREEFTRRGLIKPSPASPTPSQTQPEDEGLADELSPEEVIDLDEIRKLQGLSVVSVADEEDEEAEGGEDKDGDDGLPLDEDEEGFDVAGELGLEGSRMRQPAFRMTLAELLDESKLVPVAVTGDQDVALAGVQSDASLVAAGDLFVCVGEEGLAGLTEADKRGAVAVVADQDVNIEGTLACRALVIVEDIATALRVLPACLYRRPSTDMAVIGVTGTDGVTTTTHLVKAVYEAMGVRTGMVGVLGAYAFGSNKLDARHDASGDPIAVQKLMATMLHNGAEAVVLETATDGMPPSGVDSEIDYDIAVLTNVRHTDGEDRMTYEEYMSSMASLFSRMVDPGRHRKVVNIDDPSAPFFAAQGGHDVPVVTYSFENKKADVHTLKYQLSLFETEVLVQTPHGILEISSGLLGRDNIYNILATVAVGIAVGAPLEDIVRGIEEVDAIPGRCELIDEEQAFGVIVDHARTPEALSVLLDGVRELGPRRIVTVVGCCGEKERGKRPVMTKIAADKSDVVMLTSDNPANEDPLDILDDMLAGVGWTMEEYLKHGANDYYPPLPNGHRLFLHEIRRVAVRAAVAMGEQGDVVVITGKGNDTYQIEGNKSEFFDDREECREALQYVDQLHRAGIDTSEFPWRLPESH, from the exons ATGGCTACGGCCCCCCTTGCCTTCcgcctccccttccccttcccttccGCGTCccgcccgcctcctcccggGACCCTGGTCCCGCcggccccgcgccgcctccctccgcgcctcgccgccgcggccacgcggcGGTTCCGTCCGCCCACCGCGGATGACGAGCCCCCAGAGGCCGCGGAGGATTCGTCCCACGGCCTCAACCGCTACGACCAGCTTGCGCGCAGCGTCGAGCGCGCCCGGAGCCGGCCGCCCGAGATCACCCCCGACCACCCGCTCTTCTCGTCCCCCtcctcggccggcggcgccggcggcgggagctaCGACCCCGACGACGAGTTCTTCGACGAGATCGACCGCGCCATTGCCGAGAAGAGGGAGGAGTTCACGCGGCGCGGGCTCATCAAGCCGTCCCCTGCTTCGCCAACGCCGTCGCAGACGCAGCCCGAGGACGAGGGCCTCGCCGACGAGCTCTCCCCCGAGGAGGTGATCGACCTCGACGAGATTCGGAAGCTGCAGGGACTCAGTGTTGTGTCCGTggcggacgaggaggacgaggaggcggaggggggCGAGGACAAGGATGGAGACGATGGCTTGCCGCTCGACGAAGATGAGGAAGGCTTCGATGTGGCCGGGGAGCTCGGGCTCGAAGGGTCCAGGATGCGGCAGCCGGCCTTCCGCATGACGCTTGCCGAGCTCCTCGACGAGAGCAAGCTCGTCCCGGTGGCCGTGACGGGCGACCAGGATGTCGCGCTTGCGGGGGTGCAGAGCGACGCCAGCCTCGTGGCCGCGGGTGACCTCTTTGTGTGCGTGGGAGAGGAGGGGCTCGCGGGCCTCACCGAGGCCGACAAGCGAGGGGCTGTTGCCGTCGTAGCTGATCAGGACGTCAACATCGAGGGCACCCTGGCCTGCCGCGCGTTGGTCATTGTGGAAGACATTGCAACCGCGCTCCGTGTGCTCCCTGCCTGCCTCTACAGGCGGCCGTCCACGGACATGGCGGTTATAGGTGTCACTGGCACGGATGGAGTCACCACCACAACTCACCTGGTCAAAGCAGTGTACGAGGCCATGGGGGTGAGGACTGGCATGGTGGGCGTTCTTGGGGCCTATGCTTTCGGCAGCAACAAGCTTGATGCGCGACATGATGCATCTGGTGATCCCATTGCCGTGCAGAAGCTGATGGCAACAATGTTGCACAATGGCGCCGAGGCAGTTGTGTTGGAGACAGCCACTGATGGGATGCCTCCATCTGGTGTGGATAGTGAGATAGATTATGATATTGCTGTGCTGACTAATGTTAGGCACACTGATGGGGAGGATAGAATGACATATGAGGAGTATATGAGCAGCATGGCTTCTCTGTTCTCCAGAATGGTGGACCCTGGGCGCCATCGTAAAGTGGTAAACATCGATGATCCAAGTGCCCCATTCTTCGCTGCACAAGGGGGGCATGATGTCCCTGTGGTGACATATTCTTTTGAGAACAAGAAGGCTGATGTGCACACTCTTAAATACCAGCTTTCCCTTTTTGAGACAGAGGTTTTGGTACAGACACCGCATGGGATCCTTGAGATCTCCTCAGGGCTGCTTGGAAGGGATAACATCTACAACATCCTTGCAACTGTGGCAGTTGGTATTGCAGTGGGCGCACCACTGGAGGACATAGTCAGGGGCATAGAAGAGGTGGATGCTATCCCAGGCAGGTGTGAGCTAATTGACGAGGAGCAAGCATTTGGGGTGATTGTTGATCATGCGAGGACACCAGAAGCTTTGTCGGTGCTTCTGGATGGTGTAAGGGAGCTGGGCCCACGCCGGATCGTCACTG TTGTTGGATGTTGTGGTGAGAAAGAAAGAGGGAAGAGGCCGGTGATGACAAAGATTGCAGCTGATAAAAGTGATGTTGTCATGTTGACATCAGACAATCCTGCAAATGAAGATCCAT TGGATATCCTGGATGATATGTTGGCTGGTGTAGGCTGGACCATGGAAGAATACTTGAAACATGGTGCTAACGATTATTATCCACCCCTTCCAAATGGACATAGGCTCTTCCTACATGAAATTAGAAGAGTTGCAGTGCGAGCTGCTGTTGCAATGGGCGAACAAGGCGATGTGGTG GTTATCACTGGCAAAGGGAACGACACTTATCAGATTGAAGGCAATAAAAGTGAGTTTTTTGATGACAGGGAAGAGTGCCGAGAAGCATTACAATATGTTGATCAATTGCATCGAGCTGGAATTGACACCTCAGAGTTCCCTTGGCG GTTACCAGAAAGCCACTGA
- the LOC120648049 gene encoding forkhead box protein D1-like, with product MAAPFAPEAWAAAAATTALGPHAADPGGPEAEEIHTGGAGCRPAREVAAAGAPWRPPAAAAKAGGAGCAGCRPARELAAAGAPRGPPAAAAKAAAGWLHAHGAGAEEGRGGKWMREGGAGGQPAMAAAAAR from the coding sequence atggccgcaCCATTCGCGcccgaggcgtgggcggcggcggcggcgacgacggctctGGGGCCCCACGCGGCGGATCCAGGCGGCCCCGAAGCAGAGGAGATCCACACTGGCGGCGCTGGCTGCCGACCGGccagggaggtggcggcggcaggggcgccATGGAGGCcgcccgcagcagcagcaaaggccggcggcgctggctgCGCTGGCTGCCGGCCAGCCAGGGAgttggcggcggcaggggcaccAAGGGGGCCGCCCGCAGCAGCGGCAAAGGCGGCTGCAGGGTGGCTCCACGCGCACGGcgcaggagcagaggagggaaggggaggaaaGTGGATGAGGGAAGGGGGCGCCGGTGGCCagccagccatggcggcggcggcggctagatgA
- the LOC120651770 gene encoding U-box domain-containing protein 33-like isoform X2 has product MAAAPEKVFVALPAEFKVGRSSLSWVLSHFGGSGATIVITHVHVPPQMIPVMGVKFHSSKLSPEQVKLFRRIEREKVNKQLDSYVHQCSRMKVKCEKLVFEKEDVVAGLVELIVLHRVTRLVISAAADRQYSRKMDKPKSTKATEIMQRADPACKIWFICKGRLVCTRGKEVDTSPSATPLLPDFDHQTLQLVPYQKENNIQSELGLYDELKEACIAAENLMKRALNESSRRQKADEEVVLAIQKANEYQELYLEEARKRQELEEALARANREIAQLRQANHLPVDEQNTSPDDLQEAISEESTFERHIVDMDAILATAGQVTEPQKEHVHIQIDLDTGGKELQALLSQCKPTAFSSPSSVIQSPYDEDCIPSYFLCPILQEPMRDPHVAADGSTYEADAIRGWLDGGSDASPVTGQPLAHRELAPNFALGAVIQDYTMRRRQQHRFS; this is encoded by the exons ATGGCGGCAGCGCCGGAGAAGGTGTTCGTCGCCCTGCCGGCAGAGTTCAAGGTGGGGCGGTCCTCGCTATCGTGGGTTCTCAGCCAtttcggcggcagcggagccaCTATCGTGATCACACATGTGCATGTTCCGCCGCAGATGATTCCAGTGA TGGGAGTCAAATTTCATTCTAGTAAATTGAGCCCGGAGCAAGTGAAACTATTCAGAAGGATTGAGCGTGAAAAGGTGAACAAACAGCTAGACAGCTATGTTCATCAATGCTCGAGAATGAAG GTAAAATGTGAGAAACTAGTTTTTGAGAAGGAAGATGTAGTAGCCGGTCTAGTTGAACTCATTGTCCTGCATAGAGTCACTAGGCTAGTTATTTCAGCTGCCGCAGACAGACAATACTCAAG AAAAATGGACAAACCTAAGTCTACGAAGGCAACAGAAATCATGCAGAGAGCTGATCCAGCATGCAAGATTTGGTTTATTTGCAAGGGACGTCTAGTATGTACCAG GGGTAAGGAAGTGGACACTTCACCATCAGCTACACCTTTGCTCCCTGATTTTGATCACCAAACTCTGCAGTTAGTACCTTACCAGAAAGAG AACAACATTCAGTCAGAATTGGGATTATATGATGAACTCAAGGAGGCATGCATAGCAGCTGAGAACTTGATGAAGAGAGCTCTAAACGAATCTTCCAGGCGCCAAAAGGCAGACGAGGAAGTGGTTTTAGCTATTCAGAAA GCAAATGAATACCAGGAGTTGTACTTGGAGGAAGCGAGAAAGCGCCAAGAGCTTGAAGAAGCTCTCGCAAGAGCAAACCGGGAAATCGCTCAGTTAAGACAAGCAAACCACCTGCCCGTGGATGAGCAAAACACATCCCCCGACGACCTCCAAGAGGCAATTTCAGAAGAATCGACCTTTGAACGGCACATCGTCGACATGGATGCCATCCTCGCAACAGCTGGTCAAGTGACTGAGCCGCAGAAGGAGCATGTCCACATACAGATTGATCTTGACACTGGTGGCAAAGAACTGCAGGCGCTGCTCAGCCAATGCAAGCCGACCGCGTTCTCGTCACCGTCGTCTGTCATTCAGTCACCGTACGACGAAGACTGCATCCCTTCCTACTTCCTCTGCCCCATCCTCCAG GAGCCCATGAGGGACCCTCACGTCGCGGCGGACGGGTCCACGTACGAGGCCGACGCCATCAGAGGCTGGCTCGACGGCGGGAGCGACGCGTCCCCCGTGACCGGGCAGCCGCTCGCGCACCGCGAGCTCGCGCCGAATTTCGCGCTTGGCGCCGTGATCCAAGACTACACGatgaggcggcggcagcagcaccgGTTCTCTTGA
- the LOC120651770 gene encoding U-box domain-containing protein 36-like isoform X1, whose product MAAAPEKVFVALPAEFKVGRSSLSWVLSHFGGSGATIVITHVHVPPQMIPVMGVKFHSSKLSPEQVKLFRRIEREKVNKQLDSYVHQCSRMKVKCEKLVFEKEDVVAGLVELIVLHRVTRLVISAAADRQYSSFGLRKMDKPKSTKATEIMQRADPACKIWFICKGRLVCTRGKEVDTSPSATPLLPDFDHQTLQLVPYQKENNIQSELGLYDELKEACIAAENLMKRALNESSRRQKADEEVVLAIQKANEYQELYLEEARKRQELEEALARANREIAQLRQANHLPVDEQNTSPDDLQEAISEESTFERHIVDMDAILATAGQVTEPQKEHVHIQIDLDTGGKELQALLSQCKPTAFSSPSSVIQSPYDEDCIPSYFLCPILQEPMRDPHVAADGSTYEADAIRGWLDGGSDASPVTGQPLAHRELAPNFALGAVIQDYTMRRRQQHRFS is encoded by the exons ATGGCGGCAGCGCCGGAGAAGGTGTTCGTCGCCCTGCCGGCAGAGTTCAAGGTGGGGCGGTCCTCGCTATCGTGGGTTCTCAGCCAtttcggcggcagcggagccaCTATCGTGATCACACATGTGCATGTTCCGCCGCAGATGATTCCAGTGA TGGGAGTCAAATTTCATTCTAGTAAATTGAGCCCGGAGCAAGTGAAACTATTCAGAAGGATTGAGCGTGAAAAGGTGAACAAACAGCTAGACAGCTATGTTCATCAATGCTCGAGAATGAAG GTAAAATGTGAGAAACTAGTTTTTGAGAAGGAAGATGTAGTAGCCGGTCTAGTTGAACTCATTGTCCTGCATAGAGTCACTAGGCTAGTTATTTCAGCTGCCGCAGACAGACAATACTCAAG CTTTGGTCTCAGAAAAATGGACAAACCTAAGTCTACGAAGGCAACAGAAATCATGCAGAGAGCTGATCCAGCATGCAAGATTTGGTTTATTTGCAAGGGACGTCTAGTATGTACCAG GGGTAAGGAAGTGGACACTTCACCATCAGCTACACCTTTGCTCCCTGATTTTGATCACCAAACTCTGCAGTTAGTACCTTACCAGAAAGAG AACAACATTCAGTCAGAATTGGGATTATATGATGAACTCAAGGAGGCATGCATAGCAGCTGAGAACTTGATGAAGAGAGCTCTAAACGAATCTTCCAGGCGCCAAAAGGCAGACGAGGAAGTGGTTTTAGCTATTCAGAAA GCAAATGAATACCAGGAGTTGTACTTGGAGGAAGCGAGAAAGCGCCAAGAGCTTGAAGAAGCTCTCGCAAGAGCAAACCGGGAAATCGCTCAGTTAAGACAAGCAAACCACCTGCCCGTGGATGAGCAAAACACATCCCCCGACGACCTCCAAGAGGCAATTTCAGAAGAATCGACCTTTGAACGGCACATCGTCGACATGGATGCCATCCTCGCAACAGCTGGTCAAGTGACTGAGCCGCAGAAGGAGCATGTCCACATACAGATTGATCTTGACACTGGTGGCAAAGAACTGCAGGCGCTGCTCAGCCAATGCAAGCCGACCGCGTTCTCGTCACCGTCGTCTGTCATTCAGTCACCGTACGACGAAGACTGCATCCCTTCCTACTTCCTCTGCCCCATCCTCCAG GAGCCCATGAGGGACCCTCACGTCGCGGCGGACGGGTCCACGTACGAGGCCGACGCCATCAGAGGCTGGCTCGACGGCGGGAGCGACGCGTCCCCCGTGACCGGGCAGCCGCTCGCGCACCGCGAGCTCGCGCCGAATTTCGCGCTTGGCGCCGTGATCCAAGACTACACGatgaggcggcggcagcagcaccgGTTCTCTTGA
- the LOC120651765 gene encoding translocase of chloroplast 120, chloroplastic-like, giving the protein MENGGVVGWGRPEDREGENGGVAEAGESAVKRVAAEEEGGVDVVVEDGDDAVAVEEADEDEAREENQGAGGDAVESGTPVAGDHQPVVTPNTRVVLETGRHAAEKWGEDSPRAEINVEGSVEENAMGQATRGYCHTKQDRPESVTRFAAEPAIIVEELDDLRSSDDENTATSAPPARSRAASGRNNSPSLPSRPAGLGSSSSLSQPPARPVQQARANGSVSSDIGSQPSTESAEDDGDENDEVHEKLQMIRVKFLRLAHRFGQTPHNMVVSQVLYRLGLAEQLRRTTANGSLSFDRAREMAERLEAAGNEPLDFSCTILVLGKTGVGKSATINSIFDDTSLDTNAFDSSTRKVQEVVGTVEGITVRVIDTPGLSCSSLEQHHNQKVLNSVKRLISKNPPDIVLYFDRLDMQNRDNGDIPLLQTITKVFGASVWFNAIVVLTHAASAPPDGLNGIPLSYEMFVTQRSHVVQQAIRQAAGDIRLMNPVSLVENHAACRTNRAGQRVLPNGQVWKPQLLLLCFASKVLAEANALLKLQDSPIGKLSRTRIPPLPFLVSSLLQSRAPLKLPEEQFGDDDDLEDDSTDDSDSDDGSDYDDLPPFKRLTKAQLSKLNNAQRKAYLEELDYREKLFYRKQLKEERMLRKLMKKMAAEASTRANDFYNSNPEDDSNTPTNVAVPMPDMVLPSSFDSDYPSHRYRFLDTPSEWLVRPVLETQGWDHDVGYEGLNVERLFVVKGKVPLSISGQLTKDKKDCSMQMEVASSVKHAEGKTTSLGLDLQSAGKDMAYTIRGESRFKNFRRNSTAAGISATLLGDSVSTGVKIEDKLIVNKQLRVLISGGAMSGRGEVAYGGRLEATLRDKDYPIGRMLSTLALSVVDWHGDLAIGCNVQSQIPAGRASNLVGHANISNKGTGQVGIRLNSTEHIELALVALVPIFQNIRKLLQNYSEST; this is encoded by the coding sequence ATGGAGAACGGCGGCGTCGTCGGCTGGGGGCGTCCGGAGGATCGGGAGGGCGAGAACGGTGGAGTCGCCGAGGCGGGTGAATCCGCCGTGAAGCgagtggcggcggaggaggagggcggtgtTGATGTGGTGGTCGAGGACGGGGATGATGcagtggcggtggaggaggccgaCGAGGATGAGGCCCGGGAAGAAAATCAGGGCGCGGGAGGCGATGCGGTGGAGTCGGGAACGCCGGTGGCCGGCGATCACCAGCCTGTGGTGACGCCGAACACCAGAGTGGTGCTGGAGACCGGGCGGCATGCAGCGGAGAAGTGGGGTGAGGATAGTCCTCGTGCCGAGATCAATGTTGAGGGGAGTGTGGAGGAGAATGCCATGGGGCAAGCCACCAGGGGATATTGTCATACAAAGCAGGATAGGCCTGAGTCGGTCACACGATTTGCAGCTGAACCTGCTATTATAGTTGAGGAATTGGATGATCTGAGATCCTCAGATGATGAGAATACAGCCACCTCTGCACCGCCTGCACGATCTAGAGCTGCTTCTGGTCGTAACAATAGTCCATCTTTGCCGTCTCGTCCTGCTGGCCTTGGATCATCATCTTCCCTGTCGCAGCCTCCTGCTCGTCCTGTTCAACAGGCCCGTGCCAATGGATCGGTTTCTTCGGATATTGGAAGCCAGCCGTCTACTGAGTCTGCTGAGGATGATGGAGATGAGAATGATGAAGTTCATGAGAAGCTTCAGATGATCCGGGTTAAGTTTTTACGTCTTGCTCACAGGTTTGGGCAAACACCTCATAATATGGTTGTTTCACAGGTTCTGTACCGCCTTGGGCTGGCAGAACAACTTAGGAGAACTACTGCTAATGGGTCATTAAGCTTTGACCGGGCAAGAGAGATGGCAGAGCGTCTTGAAGCTGCCGGAAATGAGCCCCTTGATTTTTCATGCACCATCTTGGTTCTCGGTAAAACTGGGGTTGGTAAGAGTGCTACTATTAATTCAATTTTTGATGATACCAGTTTGGATACGAATGCTTTCGATTCCAGTACTAGAAAGGTTCAAGAAGTGGTTGGTACAGTTGAGGGAATCACAGTAAGAGTGATTGATACACCTGGACTTTCATGCTCTTCTTTAGAACAACACCACAACCAGAAGGTTCTCAACTCCGTGAAGAGGCTTATTAGCAAAAACCCTCCCGATATTGTTCTTTATTTTGACAGATTGGATATGCAGAACCGAGACAATGGTGATATCCCTCTGCTGCAAACCATCACAAAAGTTTTTGGAGCATCAGTTTGGTTCAATGCCATTGTTGTGTTAACTCACGCTGCATCTGCACCACCAGATGGGCTTAATGGAATTCCTCTGAGCTATGAGATGTTTGTCACCCAGAGGTCTCATGTAGTGCAGCAAGCTATAAGGCAAGCTGCTGGTGATATCCGTCTTATGAATCCAGTATCCCTGGTGGAAAATCATGCAGCGTGCAGGACAAATAGGGCTGGACAAAGGGTTTTGCCAAATGGACAAGTCTGGAAGCCACAGctgttgctgctttgttttgcTTCAAAGGTATTAGCAGAGGCTAATGCACTCCTCAAGTTGCAGGATAGTCCCATTGGTAAACTTTCTCGTACAAGGATTCCTCCTCTGCCTTTCCTCGTCTCTTCCCTTCTTCAGTCTAGGGCCCCACTGAAGTTACCAGAGGAGCAGTTTGGTGACGATGATGATCTTGAGGATGATTCGACAGATGATTCTGATTCAGATGATGGGTCGGATTATGATGATTTGCCTCCTTTTAAGCGtctcacaaaagctcagcttTCCAAGCTGAATAATGCACAGCGGAAGGCATATCTTGAGGAGCTAGATTACAGAGAGAAGTTGTTCTACAGAAAACAGCTGAAAGAGGAAAGGATGCTGCGTAAGTTGATGAAGAAAATGGCAGCAGAAGCCAGTACTCGAGCAAATGATTTCTACAACAGCAACCCTGAAGATGATTCTAATACTCCAACCAATGTTGCAGTTCCTATGCCCGATATGGTACTGCCCTCATCTTTTGATTCAGACTATCCTAGTCATCGCTATCGTTTTCTGGATACACCAAGTGAATGGCTTGTCAGACCTGTATTGGAAACCCAGGGTTGGGACCATGATGTTGGTTATGAGGGACTTAATGTTGAAAGATTGTTTGTTGTCAAAGGGAAAGTTCCTCTGTCCATATCTGGGCAACTAACAAAGGACAAGAAGGATTGCTCTATGCAAATGGAGGTTGCAAGTTCAGTTAAGCATGCTGAGGGAAAAACTACTTCACTTGGGCTTGATTTGCAGTCTGCTGGCAAGGATATGGCATACACAATTCGTGGTGAGTCGAGATTTAAGAACTTCAGGCGCAACAGCACAGCTGCTGGCATATCTGCTACGCTCCTTGGGGATTCCGTATCGACTGGTGTGAAGATTGAAGACAAGCTCATAGTGAACAAGCAGCTCAGGGTCCTGATCAGTGGTGGCGCCATGAGTGGGAGGGGTGAAGTGGCCTATGGAGGCCGCCTCGAAGCAACACTGAGGGACAAAGATTACCCGATTGGGCGGATGCTTTCCACTCTCGCATTATCTGTTGTCGATTGGCATGGGGATCTGGCGATCGGCTGCAACGTCCAGTCTCAGATACCTGCTGGAAGAGCTAGCAACTTGGTTGGGCATGCAAATATAAGCAACAAGGGGACTGGCCAAGTCGGCATTCGCCTGAACAGCACGGAGCATATTGAGCTTGCGCTTGTTGCCCTGGTGCCTATATTCCAGAACATCAGAAAGCTGTTACAGAACTACTCTGAATCTACCTAG